A genomic segment from Polyangium mundeleinium encodes:
- a CDS encoding Ca2+-dependent phosphoinositide-specific phospholipase C: protein MSLRFRAACLGLAAALVGCGGGGEPAEVKPPDPPPKFDYPLDDVLRLHHLQTKSTHNSYHIETEGNTVGEWRYTHAPLDVQLGAQGVRHVELDLRYDFDLEAFEVYHLPVLDEQTTCRKLTDCLRVLKDWSDAHRAHHPIVVQFEIKDAVPADEAGAESYFAALHKEIRSVWPDDRILVPDEVQGDAATLREAVLSKGWPTLGEVRGHVLFTLDDGGDARKAYTKNHTSLAGRILFANASPADPWAAIAILNNPVGEAAAIAEALAANMLVRTRADGNAGDVIEMGSTIEREAAIASGAQFVSTDFPAKVPEAEYWVEIPGGAPSRCNPVTAPSECSTEAIEDPKFVDP from the coding sequence ATGTCTCTCCGCTTTCGGGCGGCGTGCCTCGGCCTCGCCGCCGCGCTCGTCGGGTGCGGCGGCGGGGGCGAACCCGCGGAGGTAAAACCCCCGGATCCGCCGCCGAAGTTCGATTATCCGCTCGACGACGTGCTCAGGTTGCATCACCTGCAGACGAAATCGACACACAACAGCTACCACATCGAGACCGAGGGCAACACCGTCGGCGAGTGGCGCTACACGCACGCGCCGCTCGACGTGCAGCTCGGCGCGCAGGGCGTGCGGCACGTCGAGCTGGACTTGCGATACGACTTCGATCTCGAAGCGTTCGAGGTGTATCACCTGCCCGTCCTCGACGAGCAGACGACGTGCAGGAAGCTGACGGATTGTCTGCGGGTGTTGAAAGACTGGTCCGACGCGCATCGGGCGCACCACCCGATCGTCGTGCAATTCGAGATCAAGGACGCCGTGCCAGCCGACGAGGCCGGGGCGGAGAGTTATTTCGCCGCCTTGCACAAGGAGATCCGCAGCGTTTGGCCGGACGATCGGATCCTCGTCCCGGACGAGGTGCAGGGCGACGCGGCCACGCTGCGGGAAGCGGTCCTCTCCAAGGGCTGGCCGACGCTCGGCGAGGTCCGCGGGCACGTGCTCTTCACGCTGGACGACGGCGGCGATGCGCGGAAGGCGTACACGAAAAACCATACGAGCCTCGCGGGCCGGATCCTCTTCGCGAACGCCTCGCCCGCGGATCCGTGGGCCGCGATCGCGATCCTCAACAATCCCGTCGGCGAGGCGGCCGCCATCGCCGAGGCGCTCGCCGCGAACATGCTCGTGCGCACGCGCGCCGACGGGAACGCGGGCGACGTGATCGAGATGGGCAGCACGATCGAACGAGAAGCTGCGATCGCGAGCGGCGCGCAGTTCGTCTCGACGGATTTCCCCGCGAAGGTCCCGGAGGCCGAGTACTGGGTCGAGATCCCGGGCGGCGCGCCCTCACGATGCAACCCGGTGACGGCGCCGAGCGAGTGCAGCACCGAGGCGATCGAGGATCCGAAGTTCGTGGATCCTTAG
- a CDS encoding fatty acyl-AMP ligase, producing MSAPPPRTVAQAIEDAAASGSSTGYRFLEESPDVAPFHSYVDVERMSARFGGAMQAMGLRKGDRIALILPDNADFVFAFLGAVRAGIIPVPIYPPTGLGKLSGYLENTLHIVAKSGARVLLTSSEIKKILGTIQAQAPGLEKVVAVEGVRTASDKLRPEKIDLDDVCFLQFTSGSTARPKGVTLTHRNLAANVHAIMPVGLSITDGVDHGVSWLPLYHDMGLIGFVIAPIYHRNPITFLPPLLFLKRPARWLESISKYKGSISFGPNFAYALAVKRIKESEMEGLDLSSWRVAGCGAEPIRADNLRAFAQKFSRIGFDERAFVCCYGMAESTLAVSFSKIWTGVRADVVDGETLWSKGHAEPAAEGSPRASGIVECGAAFEDHEIKTFAPDDAESERPLPEREVGELRIRGPSVMQGYWNDLEVTKRSFAGGFLRTGDLGYIADGKVYICGRSKEVVIVNGRNYYPQDIEWEASQVEGVRKGNVIAFGTMKGPSDRERVVIAFETGERDEATKKRLEADVRKAVQQSVGLTIDDVVPLAPGVLPKTSSGKLQRARTRELYESGELLGRTSAREVDKLDLVKEIAKSQIGYFRHRLFGKSDE from the coding sequence ATGAGCGCGCCTCCGCCCCGCACCGTCGCGCAGGCCATCGAGGACGCGGCGGCGAGCGGCAGCAGCACAGGGTACCGCTTCCTCGAAGAGTCGCCCGACGTCGCGCCCTTCCACTCGTACGTCGACGTCGAACGGATGAGCGCTCGTTTCGGCGGCGCGATGCAGGCGATGGGCCTGCGCAAAGGCGATCGCATCGCCCTGATCCTCCCCGACAACGCCGATTTCGTGTTCGCGTTCCTCGGCGCCGTGCGGGCGGGCATCATCCCGGTGCCGATCTACCCGCCCACGGGCCTCGGCAAACTCTCGGGGTACCTCGAAAACACGCTGCACATCGTGGCGAAGAGCGGCGCGCGCGTGCTGCTCACGAGCAGCGAGATCAAGAAGATCCTCGGCACGATCCAGGCCCAGGCGCCGGGGCTCGAGAAGGTCGTGGCGGTCGAGGGCGTGCGCACGGCGAGCGACAAACTAAGGCCCGAGAAGATCGACCTCGACGACGTCTGCTTCCTTCAGTTCACGAGCGGCTCGACCGCGCGGCCGAAGGGCGTGACGCTCACGCACCGAAACCTCGCCGCGAACGTGCATGCGATCATGCCCGTGGGTCTGAGCATCACCGACGGCGTCGATCACGGCGTCTCGTGGCTGCCGCTCTACCACGACATGGGGCTCATCGGCTTCGTGATCGCGCCGATCTACCACCGGAACCCGATCACCTTCCTGCCGCCGCTGCTCTTCTTGAAGCGCCCGGCGCGCTGGCTCGAGTCGATCTCGAAGTACAAGGGCTCGATCTCCTTCGGCCCCAATTTCGCCTACGCGCTCGCGGTGAAGCGCATCAAGGAGAGCGAGATGGAGGGGCTCGATCTGTCGAGTTGGCGCGTCGCGGGTTGCGGCGCCGAGCCCATCCGCGCCGACAACCTCCGCGCCTTCGCGCAGAAGTTTTCCCGCATCGGCTTCGACGAGCGCGCGTTCGTGTGCTGCTACGGCATGGCCGAGTCGACGCTCGCGGTCTCGTTCAGCAAGATCTGGACGGGCGTGCGGGCCGACGTCGTCGACGGCGAGACGCTCTGGTCGAAGGGCCACGCCGAACCTGCGGCGGAAGGCTCGCCGCGCGCCTCGGGCATCGTCGAGTGCGGCGCGGCCTTCGAGGACCACGAGATCAAGACGTTCGCGCCCGACGACGCGGAGAGCGAGCGCCCCTTGCCCGAGCGCGAGGTCGGCGAGCTGCGCATCCGCGGGCCGAGCGTGATGCAAGGTTACTGGAACGACCTGGAGGTCACGAAGCGGTCGTTCGCGGGCGGCTTCTTGCGCACCGGCGACCTCGGGTACATCGCGGATGGGAAGGTCTACATCTGCGGGCGCTCGAAGGAGGTCGTGATCGTCAACGGCCGCAACTACTACCCGCAGGACATCGAGTGGGAGGCGAGCCAGGTCGAGGGCGTGCGCAAGGGCAACGTCATCGCCTTCGGCACGATGAAGGGCCCCTCCGATCGTGAGCGCGTGGTCATCGCGTTCGAGACGGGCGAGAGGGACGAGGCCACGAAGAAGCGGCTCGAAGCCGACGTGCGCAAGGCCGTGCAGCAGAGCGTGGGCCTGACCATCGACGACGTCGTGCCGCTCGCGCCGGGCGTCTTGCCGAAGACGTCGAGCGGCAAGCTACAGCGCGCGAGGACACGCGAGCTGTACGAATCCGGAGAGCTTCTCGGAAGGACGAGCGCGCGCGAGGTGGACAAACTCGATCTCGTGAAAGAGATCGCGAAGAGCCAGATCGGATACTTCCGGCACCGGCTCTTCGGAAAGAGCGACGAATGA
- a CDS encoding phosphopantetheine-binding protein yields the protein MTWNRETVHEELLKVFRQHKQTEVEASETSHIVADLGIDSLGVMEVLADLEDTFKLTIPDEALREINTIGDVATAILTRLESDGRLQG from the coding sequence ATGACTTGGAATCGGGAAACCGTCCACGAAGAGCTGCTCAAGGTGTTCCGTCAGCACAAGCAGACCGAGGTCGAGGCGAGCGAGACGAGCCACATCGTCGCCGATCTCGGCATCGATTCGCTCGGGGTCATGGAGGTGCTCGCGGACCTCGAAGACACCTTCAAGCTCACGATCCCCGACGAGGCGCTCCGCGAGATCAACACGATCGGCGACGTCGCGACCGCAATCCTCACGCGCCTCGAAAGCGACGGAAGGCTCCAAGGATGA
- a CDS encoding peptide-N-glycosidase F-related protein, with protein sequence MRNVPSVRVGWAALLGALLLVGCGGGSGGQGGAGGQGASGGSGGSGGQGGGGGPSYADPYTITAFDDTRITSDGNQPNFQTVFTDIDFKDGPFASAKLVVDLASTCYPFDKWVDNPPPAGQNWPADCDAFDRNFDISLDDPMDPTTEPPGLEVMHAITPFGGPLHLEIDVTDVANGLPGAHRMRAHITTYSDGAGMVSGSNGGWNVTAKLEMVPGAPPRNVLAVKSLYYGSQTTADGPGALNFEAPAGAVAGKMEFRTSGHGGGNAGLGCIGPAEEFCNRTHTVSIDGAVVETWKPWRTDCKELCTETTHTWPSGNSFTYCLENPCGATSSVKAPRANWCPGSMTAPKVWETPELGKPGPHSFQWTINTVESGGNWASSATYFAYGP encoded by the coding sequence ATGAGGAACGTGCCGTCCGTGCGCGTGGGCTGGGCTGCTTTGCTCGGCGCGCTATTGCTTGTGGGGTGCGGGGGTGGCTCGGGCGGCCAGGGCGGCGCCGGCGGGCAAGGCGCGAGCGGCGGCTCGGGCGGCAGCGGCGGCCAGGGCGGCGGCGGCGGCCCCTCGTATGCGGATCCGTACACGATCACCGCATTCGACGACACGCGCATCACGAGCGACGGAAACCAGCCGAATTTCCAGACGGTGTTCACGGACATCGATTTCAAGGACGGCCCGTTCGCGAGCGCGAAGCTCGTCGTGGACCTCGCGAGCACCTGTTATCCGTTCGACAAGTGGGTCGACAACCCGCCGCCCGCCGGGCAGAACTGGCCGGCCGATTGCGACGCGTTCGATCGCAATTTCGACATCTCGCTCGATGATCCGATGGATCCGACGACGGAGCCGCCGGGGCTCGAGGTGATGCACGCGATCACGCCGTTCGGCGGGCCGCTGCACCTCGAAATCGACGTCACGGACGTGGCGAACGGCCTGCCGGGCGCGCACCGGATGCGCGCGCACATCACGACCTATTCGGACGGCGCGGGCATGGTCTCGGGCTCGAACGGCGGGTGGAACGTGACGGCGAAGCTCGAAATGGTGCCGGGCGCGCCGCCGCGGAACGTGCTCGCGGTGAAATCACTCTATTACGGGTCGCAGACGACGGCGGATGGACCGGGCGCGCTCAACTTCGAGGCGCCCGCGGGCGCGGTGGCGGGCAAGATGGAATTCCGCACGAGCGGGCACGGAGGCGGCAACGCCGGGTTGGGTTGCATCGGGCCCGCCGAGGAGTTCTGCAATCGCACGCATACGGTCTCGATCGACGGCGCGGTGGTCGAGACGTGGAAGCCCTGGCGGACGGACTGCAAGGAGCTCTGCACGGAGACGACGCACACCTGGCCGAGCGGAAACAGTTTTACGTACTGCCTCGAAAACCCCTGCGGCGCGACTTCGAGCGTGAAGGCCCCGCGGGCGAACTGGTGTCCGGGGAGCATGACGGCGCCGAAGGTGTGGGAGACGCCCGAGCTCGGAAAACCCGGGCCGCATTCGTTCCAGTGGACCATCAACACGGTCGAGTCGGGCGGGAACTGGGCCTCGAGCGCCACGTATTTCGCCTACGGACCTTGA
- a CDS encoding MFS transporter: MPDWLKNLLPIVLLLAAIAVVVSRLPKIDVGHSEAFKRRRFLNWFPLGLTYALLYFGRYNLSANASLMEKIGLLTKQEYGDIDGVGSILYGVAFLLNGPLTDRWGGRATILIAAGGSALMNALLGVITMRAQAGQMEHGSVVTAMTVLFAGNMYFQSFGAVSIVKVNAPWFHVRERGVLGGVFGILISLGLYFAYDWSRFIAKAMGMTAAFMIPAALLVGFLILDAFMIRDTPGQAGFADFDTADASSGDTGEQVGLAEVARKMFSQKVIWIIIAIEFCSGFLRNAVMKWYLVFADKTGLKDGFVSENWGVLLCVAGILGGIFAGLISDHVFDSRRGPVASVLYAGLLGGTAVAIFVLGSPITGWAVVFMSLCVIGVHGMLSGTASMDFGGKKNAGVATGIIDGFVYLGTGFQSLLYARILPSGDAAKDPANWKQWPLAMLPVAAVGLLLATRVWNAKPKAAAAPGAASKKSESKPETAVA; the protein is encoded by the coding sequence ATGCCCGACTGGCTCAAGAACCTTCTGCCGATCGTGCTCCTGCTCGCGGCGATCGCCGTTGTCGTCAGCCGCCTGCCCAAGATCGATGTCGGCCACTCCGAAGCCTTCAAACGCAGGCGTTTCTTGAACTGGTTCCCCCTCGGGCTCACGTACGCGCTGCTCTACTTCGGTCGCTACAACCTCTCGGCGAACGCGTCGCTGATGGAGAAGATCGGGCTCCTGACGAAGCAGGAGTACGGCGACATCGACGGCGTGGGCTCCATCCTTTACGGCGTGGCCTTCCTTCTCAACGGCCCGCTCACGGATCGATGGGGCGGCCGCGCGACGATCCTCATCGCGGCCGGCGGCTCGGCGCTCATGAACGCGCTCCTCGGCGTGATCACCATGCGGGCGCAGGCGGGCCAGATGGAGCATGGGTCCGTCGTCACCGCGATGACCGTGCTCTTCGCGGGGAACATGTATTTCCAGAGCTTCGGCGCCGTCTCGATCGTCAAGGTCAATGCGCCCTGGTTCCACGTGCGCGAGCGCGGCGTGCTCGGCGGCGTCTTCGGCATCCTGATCTCGCTCGGCCTCTACTTCGCCTACGACTGGAGCCGCTTCATCGCGAAGGCCATGGGCATGACCGCGGCGTTCATGATCCCGGCGGCCCTGCTCGTCGGATTCTTGATTCTCGACGCTTTCATGATCCGCGATACGCCCGGACAAGCGGGTTTTGCCGATTTCGACACGGCCGACGCGTCGAGCGGCGACACGGGCGAGCAGGTCGGGCTCGCCGAGGTCGCGCGGAAGATGTTTTCCCAGAAGGTCATCTGGATCATCATCGCGATCGAGTTTTGCAGCGGCTTCCTCCGGAACGCCGTCATGAAATGGTACCTCGTCTTCGCCGACAAGACGGGACTCAAGGACGGGTTCGTTTCGGAGAACTGGGGCGTCTTGCTCTGCGTGGCCGGGATCCTCGGCGGCATCTTCGCGGGCCTCATCTCCGATCACGTCTTCGACTCGCGGCGCGGCCCGGTCGCGTCGGTCCTTTATGCGGGCCTGCTCGGGGGCACGGCCGTCGCGATCTTCGTGCTCGGCAGCCCCATCACGGGCTGGGCTGTGGTGTTCATGTCGCTCTGCGTGATCGGCGTGCACGGCATGCTCTCCGGCACCGCGAGTATGGACTTCGGCGGCAAAAAGAACGCGGGCGTGGCGACGGGTATCATCGACGGATTCGTGTATCTCGGCACGGGCTTCCAGTCGCTCCTTTATGCCCGCATCCTGCCTTCGGGCGACGCCGCGAAGGATCCGGCGAACTGGAAGCAATGGCCGCTCGCCATGCTCCCGGTCGCCGCCGTGGGCCTCCTTCTCGCCACGCGCGTGTGGAACGCCAAGCCCAAGGCCGCCGCGGCGCCTGGGGCCGCCTCGAAAAAATCCGAGTCCAAGCCGGAAACCGCGGTGGCTTGA
- a CDS encoding ABC transporter substrate-binding protein, translating into MKIIKVQDDRQRRHIFTAPPRRVVSLVPSDTYSVIRLGAKDRLVGRTRFCIAPEGEVETIEDVGGTKDVDVDKVLALEPDLVIANQEENTRSQIERLDAAGVAVFVSFPKRVADGIAHLARLGLALGLDRDDAARARIASAYHAHREAEKHRGEHVPVRAFVPIWMDPLMTVHEETFISDMMDLVGAQNIFADRRRRYPLAADLGKAAPLPPERVGSRDTRYPRVTLDEVVARQPEVVLLPDEPHAFTEADAEIFRKLDIPAAKTGRVLFCNGKDLMWYGARSVEGFERLRRLVTSDELE; encoded by the coding sequence ATGAAAATCATCAAGGTCCAGGACGACAGACAACGCCGTCATATTTTCACAGCCCCGCCGAGGCGCGTCGTCTCGCTCGTCCCGAGCGATACCTACTCGGTCATCCGGCTCGGCGCCAAAGACCGCCTGGTCGGACGAACCCGCTTTTGCATCGCGCCCGAGGGCGAGGTCGAGACGATCGAGGACGTCGGCGGCACGAAAGACGTCGACGTCGACAAGGTCCTCGCGCTCGAACCCGACCTCGTGATCGCGAACCAGGAAGAGAACACCCGCTCGCAGATCGAGCGCCTCGACGCAGCCGGCGTCGCCGTCTTCGTCTCGTTTCCCAAGCGCGTCGCCGACGGAATCGCGCACCTCGCCCGCCTCGGCCTCGCCCTCGGCCTCGACCGCGACGACGCGGCTCGCGCGCGGATTGCCTCGGCCTACCACGCGCACCGCGAGGCCGAGAAGCACCGCGGCGAGCACGTCCCCGTCCGCGCGTTCGTCCCGATCTGGATGGATCCGCTCATGACCGTGCACGAAGAGACGTTCATCTCCGACATGATGGATCTCGTTGGTGCGCAAAACATCTTCGCGGACCGGCGGCGCCGCTACCCGCTCGCCGCTGATCTCGGCAAGGCCGCGCCGCTTCCGCCCGAGCGCGTGGGCAGTCGGGACACGCGATATCCGCGGGTCACGCTGGACGAGGTCGTCGCGCGACAGCCCGAGGTGGTCCTCTTGCCCGACGAGCCGCACGCGTTCACGGAGGCCGACGCCGAGATCTTCCGCAAGCTCGACATCCCCGCCGCAAAGACCGGCCGCGTGCTCTTCTGCAACGGCAAGGACCTCATGTGGTACGGCGCGCGCAGCGTCGAGGGCTTCGAACGGCTCAGGCGTCTGGTGACCAGCGACGAATTGGAGTAG
- a CDS encoding serine/threonine-protein kinase, translating into MTAALAAQPTPTPPPSAVPSSRRKQRASRRLPCKLGPYTLFERIGYGGMANVYLARRKTELGGHRLCVIKEVLPELAHDARMAEMLAEEARITSLLRHKNVVEVYDLGRDGESLYLAMEYVEGFDLRELLRRAAAAKVPFPVAYSLLLVGDVLRGLDSAHRWKDEAGAPLGIVHRDVSPANVLVSFDGEVKLCDFGIAQAGTVSGVDTAFQGKAGYMSPEQARGEELTATSDVFAVGIILWELLAGKRLYKAQPGETLLQASRRAEIPELPSRGLPEEDELFGIVRRALATETDERYPTAAAMLCDLEAYAAKTRMLASSNQFGAWLTQHFGKEVISERRARQRAIEAIERGPVAVITPIGKRARPANGNAAEKNANHTPTPPTQRVVPRKESIVDAPPSGVRQTRPLDPAEREKRLAKKRRKALKAQGQSNGPVKVAPREASEGGYAGAILLLAAAMVAGLVMLQLTSGG; encoded by the coding sequence GTGACCGCCGCGCTCGCTGCCCAACCGACCCCCACGCCCCCGCCCTCCGCCGTTCCGTCCTCGCGCCGGAAGCAGCGCGCGAGCCGGCGGCTGCCCTGCAAGCTCGGCCCGTACACGCTCTTCGAGCGGATCGGCTACGGCGGCATGGCGAACGTGTATCTCGCCCGCCGCAAGACCGAGCTTGGTGGGCATCGCCTCTGCGTCATCAAGGAGGTCCTGCCCGAGCTCGCGCACGACGCGCGCATGGCGGAGATGCTCGCCGAGGAGGCCCGAATCACGAGCCTGCTCCGCCACAAAAACGTCGTCGAGGTTTACGATCTCGGGCGTGACGGCGAGAGCCTCTACCTCGCGATGGAGTACGTCGAGGGGTTCGATCTGCGCGAGCTTTTGCGCCGCGCTGCTGCGGCGAAGGTGCCCTTTCCGGTCGCGTATTCGCTCCTGCTCGTGGGCGACGTCCTGCGTGGCCTCGATTCCGCGCATCGATGGAAGGACGAGGCCGGCGCGCCGCTCGGAATCGTGCACCGCGACGTTTCGCCGGCGAACGTGCTCGTGAGCTTCGACGGGGAGGTCAAGCTCTGCGATTTCGGGATCGCGCAGGCAGGCACGGTGAGCGGCGTGGATACGGCGTTCCAGGGCAAAGCCGGCTACATGAGCCCGGAGCAGGCGCGGGGTGAGGAGCTCACCGCGACCTCGGACGTCTTCGCGGTCGGGATCATTCTGTGGGAGCTGCTCGCGGGGAAGCGTCTTTACAAGGCGCAGCCCGGGGAGACGCTGCTTCAAGCTTCGCGCAGGGCGGAGATCCCGGAGCTCCCGAGCCGAGGTTTGCCAGAGGAGGACGAACTCTTCGGCATCGTGCGGCGTGCGCTCGCCACGGAGACGGACGAGCGATATCCCACGGCCGCGGCGATGCTGTGCGACCTCGAAGCGTACGCCGCGAAGACGCGGATGCTGGCGAGCTCGAACCAGTTCGGGGCGTGGCTCACGCAGCATTTCGGCAAGGAAGTGATCTCCGAGCGGCGGGCGCGGCAGCGCGCGATCGAGGCGATCGAGCGCGGCCCGGTCGCGGTGATCACGCCGATTGGCAAGCGCGCGCGGCCCGCGAACGGCAATGCGGCCGAGAAAAACGCGAACCACACGCCGACGCCGCCCACGCAGCGCGTGGTGCCGCGAAAGGAATCGATCGTGGACGCCCCGCCGAGCGGCGTGCGGCAGACGAGGCCGCTCGATCCGGCGGAGCGGGAAAAGCGGCTCGCGAAGAAGCGGCGCAAGGCGTTGAAAGCGCAGGGGCAAAGCAACGGGCCGGTGAAGGTTGCGCCGCGCGAGGCGTCGGAGGGCGGTTATGCGGGCGCGATCTTGTTGCTCGCGGCGGCGATGGTGGCCGGGCTCGTGATGCTCCAGCTCACCTCGGGCGGCTGA
- a CDS encoding rhomboid family intramembrane serine protease, translating to MMPEERIEEVELATDPSVVRRDRLLGAIFAEDPESCLVQHGPVVSHVVTTSAPPQLLLLPTRDRDAMDRLPKLLAQIVSSTHQAPVPTHVVAVGGGPEIVNALRRASTSDAAATKLGFHHVDDASRYAHVAGPKLALLEHASEQIRATEPPTPERIEEALVKGRNLARRDQRAVSRLRGGTPVTVGIIALCAVLGVLTLIWRQSMGTTQALVALGATSGHAVKSGDVWRIFASAFLHASPMHFVMNMVALWSLGVMLEPILGSRRFLVLYGLSGLGGALATTLLGSGQWSVGASGAIWGLMTAVLAIVLFPRGILPPLFITRLKQGAWRPLVPNILISFFPGVDYLAHFGGGIVGFLATALLLGRGLKPVEERIDEGDVEPGPRPLLSLASMIVGAAMLVSIGAGVALGGPWAMKKPPAMTRTTLPGLGLSVEMPAPLAKMAGKEDRDGLQVLTFGDIDASPVLVEIIAVDLEPAPLAEQLDAFVEEMRVAADKTAPDKAVRLDKARIEDVGARKAVLVEHEMPIGGESFTLRTYFVVVGSRELIVRGYARKGRRPEGWKAIEEKVVASFEER from the coding sequence ATGATGCCCGAGGAGAGGATCGAGGAGGTGGAGCTCGCGACGGACCCGAGCGTCGTGCGAAGGGACAGGCTCCTCGGCGCGATCTTCGCAGAAGATCCGGAGAGCTGCCTCGTCCAGCACGGCCCCGTCGTGTCCCACGTGGTGACGACGAGCGCGCCGCCGCAGCTCCTCCTCCTGCCCACGCGGGATCGCGACGCGATGGACCGGCTGCCGAAGCTGCTCGCGCAAATCGTGAGCTCGACGCATCAAGCGCCGGTGCCGACGCACGTCGTCGCGGTCGGTGGAGGTCCCGAGATCGTGAACGCGCTGCGTCGCGCGTCGACGAGCGACGCAGCGGCGACCAAACTCGGCTTTCACCACGTGGACGACGCGAGCCGGTACGCGCACGTGGCCGGGCCCAAGCTCGCGCTGCTCGAACACGCGAGCGAGCAGATCCGCGCGACCGAGCCGCCGACGCCCGAGCGGATCGAGGAGGCGCTCGTGAAAGGGCGAAACCTGGCGCGGCGGGACCAGCGCGCGGTCTCGCGGCTGCGCGGAGGGACGCCCGTGACGGTCGGGATCATCGCGCTCTGCGCGGTGCTCGGCGTGCTCACGTTGATCTGGCGGCAGAGCATGGGCACCACGCAGGCGCTCGTGGCCCTCGGCGCGACGAGCGGGCACGCGGTGAAGAGCGGCGATGTGTGGCGCATCTTCGCCTCGGCGTTCCTCCACGCGAGCCCGATGCATTTCGTGATGAACATGGTCGCGCTCTGGAGCCTCGGCGTGATGCTCGAGCCGATCCTCGGTTCGCGGCGTTTCCTCGTGCTCTACGGCCTCTCCGGTCTCGGCGGCGCACTCGCCACGACGCTGCTCGGCAGCGGGCAGTGGAGCGTCGGCGCGTCGGGCGCGATCTGGGGCCTCATGACGGCGGTGCTCGCGATCGTCCTCTTCCCGCGCGGTATCTTGCCGCCGCTCTTCATCACGCGGCTCAAGCAAGGCGCGTGGCGGCCGCTCGTGCCGAACATCCTCATCAGCTTCTTCCCCGGCGTGGATTACCTCGCGCATTTCGGGGGCGGCATCGTGGGCTTTCTGGCGACGGCGCTGCTCCTCGGCCGCGGGCTCAAGCCCGTCGAGGAGCGCATCGACGAGGGCGACGTGGAGCCCGGCCCGCGCCCGTTGCTCTCGCTCGCCTCGATGATCGTGGGCGCGGCGATGCTCGTCTCGATCGGCGCGGGCGTGGCGCTCGGCGGACCGTGGGCGATGAAGAAGCCGCCCGCGATGACCCGCACGACGCTGCCGGGCCTGGGTTTGTCCGTGGAGATGCCCGCGCCGCTCGCGAAGATGGCCGGCAAAGAGGACCGCGACGGCCTTCAGGTGCTCACGTTCGGCGACATCGACGCGTCTCCCGTGCTCGTCGAGATCATCGCCGTGGATCTGGAGCCGGCGCCGCTCGCCGAGCAGCTCGACGCGTTCGTCGAGGAGATGCGCGTCGCGGCGGACAAGACGGCGCCCGACAAGGCCGTGCGGCTCGACAAGGCGCGGATCGAGGACGTGGGCGCGCGAAAGGCGGTGCTCGTCGAGCACGAGATGCCGATCGGCGGCGAGTCGTTCACGCTGCGCACGTACTTCGTCGTCGTGGGCTCACGCGAGCTCATCGTGCGCGGGTACGCGCGCAAGGGCCGGCGGCCCGAGGGGTGGAAGGCGATCGAGGAGAAGGTCGTGGCGTCGTTCGAGGAGCGCTGA